The sequence below is a genomic window from Rhodospirillaceae bacterium.
AGGCAAATAAACCCCTCATAACCGCAATATCCGACTCACCAGTCCCCGTCAGAAAAAATCCCGCCAAAACTACTTCGAAAACAATCAACACCACAAACGCATCGTACAGAAAAAATCAGCGAGCGTTTTTACACAGCCTGGTTCTGAAGCTGAATTGCTCGAAGCCAAGCTAGAAGCTGAAACTCTGAGTCGAGTTAAAACAGATTTCTTGGCCAATATTAGTCACGAACTTCGAACGCCCTTGAACGCGATCATAGGATTTTCTGGATCGCTTAAAGAAAAAATATTCGGCGCTATGGCGAATGAGAAACAGCTTGAATATATCGGGGATATTCATCGCTCTGGTGAACATCTTCTGGATTTGATTAACGATATTATTGATGTCTCTGTCATAGAATCGGGCAAGCTAGAATTACGGATTGAGGAAGTTGAGGTTGTTCCTCTTATTGAGTCGAGCCTGCGCTTGATCCGGCCACGCGCAGACAATGGCGGCGTGAAGTTATCGGTCAACGTGGGTAACGTGCATGCTGTTCGCGCTGACGAACGTCGACTTAAGCAAATACTCGTAAACTTGTTGGCGAATGCGGTGAAATTCACTCTCCATGACGGCCAAGTTTCGGTGACTTGTCAGCTTGAAAACGATGGTGGGATCGTCTTCGAGATTGCTGATACTGGAATTGGTATGAGCAAAGACGAAATTCGAAAAGCGATGGAGCCGTTCGGCCAAGTGGAGTCGTCTCTTGCCCGAAAGTACGAGGGCACAGGCCTCGGCCTGCCGTTAACCGATAGCCTGATTAGTGCCCATGGTGGAACCCTGAATATTGAAAGCACGCCGGGCAAAGGAACCACTGTGAAGTTTCGAATGGGACCTGACCGGGTTGTCTCTCTCCGAGAAGCCTCGTGACTCAATATCAAAATTTTGACTCCTTCAATTTTGCCTTTTAAGGTCACATCCTCATTTGTCGCTAAGACGATTTAAGGAAGTAAAAGCATGACTAAATACCATCTAATCAGTTCCGTAACTTGACCTTGGGTACAGCGCGCCGTGATTGTTTTGCGTGCGAAAAATGTCGAATTTGATGTGACCTATATCAATCTTCGGGAAAAACCCGACTGGTTCTTAAAGATTTCGCCCCACGGCAAGGTGCCGGTCTTAGTAGTGGACGAGAAGCCTTTGTTCGAATCCAATGCGATTGCTGAATTCCTCGATGAAAATGCGGAACCACGATTGCATCCAGAAGACTCCATCAAACGCGCACGCAACCGGGCTTGGGTGGAGAATATCCGAGACTTTTCTGAGGAAGTACGTGGGCTATATTACGCGAACACCAAAGAGGAGTTTGATGCGGTCCTGGAGAAGACACCGGGACAGTTTCAGAAGATGGAAACAGCGATCAAGGAAGATCGTGACAATGACGGCCCGTATTTTAACGGACCAGACTTGTGCATGGTTGATGCGTCCTATGCGCCTTTTCTGAGGCGCTTCAAGCTTGTTGACCGGTCAATAGAATCGGGCTTATTAGAAAAATTTCCACTTCTAAGTGCTTGGGCGGATGCCTTGGAGAAAAACGACGCGATAAGCGGCTCCCTCCCAGCCAATTTTGAGGAAGAGTTTCTAGCGATGTTGCAGCGTAACAATCGTTATGTCTGCTCGATCTGGAAAGACGCGGCGGCTTAAGCGGAGTGGGGGGCTAGGTTTCAGCCCCCACCTCCCGCTCAATTTTGGGGTAACCCCAACCCATCGTTATAGATCGGACAATCATCAGGATCATAAACGAGGCCCAAAGCCCGTGATTACCCCAAAGCGGTATCAAGACCAGTAATCCGATTAGGTAGAACAATAGCGCAGTCGCCATGGAATTCCGCATTTCCCGGGCGCGGGTGGCACCAATGTAGATGCCATCCAATTGGAAACTCCAAAACGAGAGGAGGGGCGACACCGCCACCCAAGGGAGGTAAATCCGCGCGACCTCCTGCACTGTCTCAACATTGGTCATAAGATCGATCAATTGCCCGCCAAAGGCAAAGTAGATTACTGAATAAAGCAGCGCGAACGCCAGCGCCCAAATACTTGACGCCTTAACCGCTGCGCGAAAGCGCGCGCGGTCTCTGGCTCCAATGGCATCACCGACCAAGGCCTCAGCGGCTTGGGCGAAACCATCCAGGAAGAACGACAGCAAGAGTTGAAAATTTAATAAAATCGCGTTGGCCGCCAGCACCGTATCGCCCATCCGCGCGCCGATGGATGTAAACAGCACGAACGCCGTTTGCAGGCAGAGAGACCGTAATAGAATATTACGATTGACCGACATCATACGGCGCATTTGGATCGGATTGCGGACCTGTTCCAAATGAAGCCGCCCGGCCATGGGGGCCAAGTTCCGACGCACCAGCCAAAAACCCAACACAGCAGCACCATATTCAGCGATCAAAGTCGCATAGGCAACACCCTCCACCCCCATGTCCAACCCCATGACGAACACCAAGTCGAGGATAATATTGATCCCGTTCATAAATATTTGATGGATCAGGGTCGCTCGGGTGTTGTGGATGCCAATGAACCAGCCAACCAGGGCGTAGTTGATAAATGTCGCCGGTGCGCCCCAAATTCGAATGTCGAAATAGCTCTGGGCCAGAGGGGCGACGGTCTCGCTGGGCCCTGCGATTGTCAGCCCAAGCCACAAAATGGGGACTTGCAGGGCAACGAAGGCGATCCCGATTCCTATTCCTAAAAATACAGCGCGGGCCAGGGTTGCCCTGACTTCATCAAAGTCACCGGCCCCTTGGGCCTGGGCGGTAAGTCCGGTGGTTCCCATTCGTAAAAAATTAAAACTAAAGAAAATGATACTGAAGATGATCGTGCCGACGGCGACACCACCAATGTACTGCGGGCCCGGTAGGTGCCCAACAACAGCCGTATCCACCAGTCCAAGAAGCGGAATTGAGACATTGGCCAGCACAATCGGTCCGGCCAAATGCCAAACCTTGCGGTTCCAATTTTCGTCGATCATCTATTGAAGGCCTTATCGTTCTGGAAAAAATTGATTCTGTCCCGTATTCTCGCGGACAGTACAAATTCCATTGGGAAAAGAACAGCATGTCGTTTTGGCGAGACAAGACCCTTCACCCCTATATTCCGGAAATTGCGGACGAAATGCTGCGCGGTCGCGTTGACCGGCGCGAATTCCTGCGAACGGCAACATTGCTCGGCATGTCGGCCACGGCGGCATATGGTGTCGCTGGAAAGCTCACTGGGGGTGAGATAATCCCTTCCGCCAATGCGCAATTTTTAACTGGCGTACCAAAAGGCAATTTCGGCGGCACCTTGCGCGTTTCCATGCGGGTCCAACCGATGACCGATCCGGCGACTTTCGATTGGACCGAAATGTCCAATGTGGCGCGGCAGTTT
It includes:
- a CDS encoding glutathione S-transferase family protein, with the protein product MIVLRAKNVEFDVTYINLREKPDWFLKISPHGKVPVLVVDEKPLFESNAIAEFLDENAEPRLHPEDSIKRARNRAWVENIRDFSEEVRGLYYANTKEEFDAVLEKTPGQFQKMETAIKEDRDNDGPYFNGPDLCMVDASYAPFLRRFKLVDRSIESGLLEKFPLLSAWADALEKNDAISGSLPANFEEEFLAMLQRNNRYVCSIWKDAAA
- a CDS encoding MATE family efflux transporter, which gives rise to MIDENWNRKVWHLAGPIVLANVSIPLLGLVDTAVVGHLPGPQYIGGVAVGTIIFSIIFFSFNFLRMGTTGLTAQAQGAGDFDEVRATLARAVFLGIGIGIAFVALQVPILWLGLTIAGPSETVAPLAQSYFDIRIWGAPATFINYALVGWFIGIHNTRATLIHQIFMNGINIILDLVFVMGLDMGVEGVAYATLIAEYGAAVLGFWLVRRNLAPMAGRLHLEQVRNPIQMRRMMSVNRNILLRSLCLQTAFVLFTSIGARMGDTVLAANAILLNFQLLLSFFLDGFAQAAEALVGDAIGARDRARFRAAVKASSIWALAFALLYSVIYFAFGGQLIDLMTNVETVQEVARIYLPWVAVSPLLSFWSFQLDGIYIGATRAREMRNSMATALLFYLIGLLVLIPLWGNHGLWASFMILMIVRSITMGWGYPKIEREVGAET